A region of Kribbella sp. NBC_01245 DNA encodes the following proteins:
- a CDS encoding iron-siderophore ABC transporter substrate-binding protein has protein sequence MFWSRPRAARPVAAVLVSLLATSALVACGSDDKAAGDQPSAPAAAGFPVTIKNTFGNAVIDKKPERIVTLGWNAQDIVYALGETPVGMPKVTYGQTAAGTTAWDESHFDPAKTTLFDTTDSIPFEKIAALTPDVILAPYEGFDKATYDKLSEIATTVAYPGAAWQTSWQDQTTIIGQALGKSAEARKLVDGIKELTAKAATDHPEFKGKTITVASFGAENYVYMPNDPRVQILNEMGFVNSPGVEALEKANKQKQFYMTVSKEKVAEIDADVVVAYVDDLTAAKFKADPVYAALGASKKGSVYLMEDKQVVSGMSAVSVLSVPWVLEKILPGLTKAAEAAK, from the coding sequence ATGTTCTGGTCCCGTCCGCGTGCTGCTCGTCCGGTGGCTGCTGTGCTGGTGAGTTTGCTGGCTACGAGTGCTTTGGTCGCTTGCGGCAGCGACGACAAGGCGGCAGGTGACCAACCGAGTGCGCCGGCCGCCGCCGGGTTCCCGGTCACCATTAAGAACACCTTCGGCAATGCCGTGATCGACAAGAAGCCGGAGCGGATTGTCACGCTCGGCTGGAACGCGCAGGACATTGTTTACGCGCTCGGCGAGACGCCGGTTGGCATGCCCAAGGTGACGTACGGCCAGACCGCCGCGGGCACGACCGCCTGGGACGAGAGCCACTTCGACCCGGCGAAGACCACGCTGTTCGACACCACGGACAGCATCCCGTTCGAGAAGATCGCGGCCCTCACGCCGGACGTGATCCTCGCGCCGTACGAGGGCTTCGACAAGGCGACGTACGACAAGCTGAGCGAGATCGCGACCACCGTGGCGTACCCGGGTGCCGCGTGGCAGACCAGCTGGCAGGACCAGACCACGATCATCGGTCAGGCGCTCGGTAAGTCGGCCGAGGCGCGGAAGCTGGTCGATGGCATCAAGGAGCTGACGGCGAAGGCCGCCACCGATCACCCCGAGTTCAAGGGCAAGACGATCACGGTCGCGTCGTTCGGCGCGGAGAACTACGTCTACATGCCGAACGACCCGCGGGTGCAGATCCTGAACGAGATGGGCTTCGTGAACTCGCCCGGCGTCGAGGCGCTGGAGAAGGCGAACAAGCAGAAGCAGTTCTACATGACGGTGAGTAAGGAGAAGGTCGCGGAGATCGACGCGGACGTCGTGGTGGCGTACGTCGACGACCTGACCGCGGCGAAGTTCAAGGCGGACCCGGTCTACGCGGCGCTCGGCGCCTCGAAGAAGGGCTCGGTCTACCTGATGGAGGACAAGCAGGTCGTCTCCGGTATGAGCGCGGTCAGCGTGCTCAGCGTGCCGTGGGTGCTCGAGAAGATCCTGCCGGGTCTGACCAAGGCCGCCGAGGCAGCCAAGTAG
- a CDS encoding response regulator transcription factor has protein sequence MTRVLVVEDEESYSDALSYVLRKEGFEVAVAETGPDALAEYDRAGADIVLLDLMLPGLSGTEVCRALRSRGNVPVIIVSAKDTEVDKVVGLELGADDYVTKPYSPRELLARIRAVLRRGADVELLPDTLEAGPVRMDVERHVVTVSGAEIRLPLKEFELLEMLLRNTGRVLTRGQLIDRIWGADYVGDTKTLDVHVKRLRSKLEKDPSNPQHLLTVRGLGYKFEA, from the coding sequence GTGACCCGAGTGCTGGTCGTCGAAGACGAAGAGAGCTACAGCGACGCGTTGTCCTACGTGCTGCGCAAGGAGGGCTTCGAGGTCGCCGTGGCCGAGACCGGCCCGGACGCTCTGGCGGAGTACGACCGCGCCGGTGCGGACATCGTGCTGCTGGACCTGATGCTGCCTGGCCTGTCCGGAACCGAGGTCTGCCGCGCGCTGCGCAGCCGCGGCAACGTGCCGGTGATCATCGTCAGCGCCAAGGACACGGAGGTGGACAAGGTCGTCGGGCTCGAGTTGGGCGCGGACGACTACGTCACCAAGCCGTACAGCCCGCGAGAGCTGCTGGCGCGTATAAGAGCCGTCCTCCGGCGTGGAGCCGATGTGGAGCTCCTGCCGGACACGCTCGAGGCGGGTCCGGTCCGGATGGACGTCGAGCGGCACGTGGTGACGGTCTCGGGTGCTGAGATCCGGTTGCCTCTGAAGGAGTTCGAGCTGCTCGAAATGCTGCTGCGTAATACCGGTCGGGTCCTCACTAGAGGTCAGTTGATCGACCGCATTTGGGGCGCGGACTACGTGGGCGACACCAAAACCCTCGACGTCCACGTAAAACGCCTCCGCAGCAAACTCGAAAAGGACCCCTCAAACCCCCAGCACCTCCTCACCGTCCGAGGCCTAGGCTACAAATTCGAAGCCTGA